In one window of Nocardia brasiliensis DNA:
- a CDS encoding amino acid permease — MTAADREVSDAGTLDHTGTGDSEGYARGLSPRTIQMIAIGGAIGTGLFYGAGGAIEQAGPALILAYLAAGLAIFVIMRALGELLTYRPVSGSFAEYAHEFLGRFAGFVTGWSYWAVWVATCMAEITVAGKYVQYWFDIEPWLTALVVLAVMFGANLISVRLFGEGEFWFSAIKVTAIIGMILLGIGVLLIGFGHAANPTVTNLWADGGVFPNGFGQSLLVLQIVLFAYVGVELVGVTAGEARDPRKTLRKAINTLPFRIGLFYVGALLVIMSVASWRTFHEGKSPFVEVFQQIGIPGAAGIINFVLLTAALSSCNSGIYSTGRMLRTLSMHGEAPSALAKLSSRQVPYVGISASAGAMVIGVIVNVISPDKAFAYITSVSTIGIIFVWGIILVCHLRYRAQVARGELPVTDYRLPGAPYTTIAALAFLALVVVLLFWTESGRTALVVGLVWAVLVSAGYLGLTRLGSRVAATAAEK; from the coding sequence ATGACAGCCGCCGACCGTGAAGTATCGGACGCGGGAACACTGGACCACACCGGCACGGGCGACTCGGAGGGCTACGCGCGCGGCCTGAGCCCGCGCACCATTCAGATGATCGCGATCGGCGGCGCGATCGGCACCGGCCTGTTCTACGGTGCGGGCGGCGCGATCGAGCAGGCGGGCCCCGCGCTGATCCTGGCCTACCTCGCGGCGGGTCTGGCGATCTTCGTCATCATGCGTGCGCTGGGGGAGTTGCTCACCTATCGGCCGGTGTCGGGCAGCTTCGCCGAGTACGCGCACGAATTCCTCGGCCGCTTCGCGGGTTTCGTCACCGGCTGGTCCTATTGGGCGGTGTGGGTGGCCACCTGCATGGCCGAGATCACGGTCGCGGGCAAGTACGTGCAGTACTGGTTCGACATCGAGCCGTGGCTCACCGCGCTGGTGGTGCTTGCCGTGATGTTCGGGGCGAATCTGATCTCGGTGCGGCTCTTCGGTGAGGGCGAGTTCTGGTTCTCCGCGATCAAGGTCACCGCGATCATCGGCATGATTCTGCTCGGTATCGGCGTGCTGCTCATCGGCTTCGGTCACGCCGCCAACCCGACCGTCACCAACCTCTGGGCCGACGGCGGCGTGTTCCCGAACGGCTTCGGGCAGTCGCTGCTGGTGCTGCAGATCGTGCTGTTCGCCTACGTCGGCGTCGAACTCGTCGGTGTCACGGCCGGTGAGGCGCGTGACCCGCGCAAGACCCTGCGCAAGGCGATCAACACCCTGCCGTTCCGCATCGGCCTGTTCTACGTCGGCGCGCTGCTGGTGATCATGTCGGTGGCGAGCTGGCGCACCTTCCACGAGGGCAAGAGTCCCTTCGTCGAGGTGTTCCAGCAGATCGGCATCCCCGGCGCCGCGGGCATCATCAACTTCGTGCTGCTGACCGCGGCGCTGTCGTCGTGCAATTCGGGCATCTACTCGACCGGGCGCATGCTGCGCACCCTGTCGATGCACGGTGAGGCGCCATCGGCCCTGGCGAAGCTGAGCTCGCGTCAGGTGCCCTACGTCGGCATCAGCGCCTCGGCGGGCGCGATGGTGATCGGCGTGATCGTCAACGTCATCTCGCCGGACAAGGCCTTCGCCTACATCACCTCGGTGAGCACCATCGGCATCATCTTCGTCTGGGGCATCATCCTGGTCTGTCACCTGCGCTACCGGGCGCAGGTCGCGCGGGGCGAGCTGCCCGTCACCGACTACCGCCTGCCCGGCGCCCCGTACACCACCATCGCGGCGCTGGCGTTCCTGGCGCTGGTGGTCGTGCTGTTGTTCTGGACCGAGAGCGGACGCACCGCGCTCGTGGTCGGCCTGGTGTGGGCGGTGCTGGTCTCGGCCGGTTACCTGGGCCTGACGCGCCTCGGTTCGCGCGTCGCCGCGACGGCCGCCGAGAAGTAG
- a CDS encoding TetR/AcrR family transcriptional regulator: MVARIVDAGQQVLIRHGYDGASTNRIAAAAGVSPGSLYQYFPDKDAIVTAVIDRFNTEVATVVHGAVLANLGRPPETAIPTAISVLLDALGEHPALLRAVIEQTPRLSGADTVFAFEQQIGGIARAALAMHSAALPDDVDFDAASWLLVRTVEHLTIRYVLDQPPISRERFLADITRLMLNFFNPAPSRSPAQRPASRRSRAERE; the protein is encoded by the coding sequence ATGGTGGCGCGCATCGTCGACGCGGGTCAGCAGGTGTTGATCCGGCATGGCTACGACGGCGCGTCCACCAATCGCATCGCCGCGGCGGCCGGGGTCAGCCCCGGCTCGCTGTACCAGTATTTCCCGGACAAGGACGCGATCGTCACCGCCGTCATCGATCGATTCAATACCGAGGTCGCCACCGTGGTGCACGGCGCGGTGCTGGCGAATCTGGGCCGACCACCCGAAACCGCCATTCCCACAGCGATTTCCGTGCTGCTCGACGCCCTCGGCGAGCATCCGGCGCTGCTGCGCGCGGTGATCGAGCAGACGCCGCGGCTCAGCGGGGCGGACACGGTCTTCGCCTTCGAACAGCAGATCGGCGGCATCGCCAGGGCCGCGCTCGCGATGCACAGCGCGGCGCTGCCCGACGACGTCGACTTCGATGCCGCGTCATGGCTGCTCGTGCGCACCGTCGAGCATCTGACGATCCGCTATGTGCTCGACCAGCCGCCCATCTCCCGGGAGCGGTTCCTCGCCGACATCACCAGGCTGATGCTGAACTTCTTCAACCCCGCGCCGAGCCGCTCACCTGCGCAAAGGCCCGCGTCGCGCCGGTCACGAGCCGAACGCGAGTAG
- a CDS encoding oxygenase MpaB family protein gives MVAHNDVVHEGRRVPVPLGPDSLTWKIFGSLYFAPSGLFLGMVQNMHPGLGAGVEYHSQIQDEFYQRVLRSAYPIVGVVFDGPRAERTAREIVDYHRTIKGRDERGRRYHALDPGTFYWAHAVFFVQTLRAGELFMGGLTPAQREQLWREQYQWYEMYGMSMRVVPKSWPEFQEYWNDMCENVLEPTKAAWEVYRLAERAPVPPFPIVNMLPEPLWNRLVRPAGARFYQFVTIGLCDPAIRRTMGFDWTERDQFWFERWCALFTAMNRLTPDEIRYFFPRIRAGRRRARGARPATLPPPEAPELLWPAPQDRDDPKHYCPVHADHGSTPVTRFRQLTGF, from the coding sequence ATGGTGGCACACAATGACGTGGTGCACGAGGGTCGCCGTGTACCTGTTCCGCTCGGCCCGGACTCGTTGACCTGGAAGATCTTCGGCTCGCTGTACTTCGCGCCGAGCGGATTGTTCCTCGGCATGGTGCAGAACATGCACCCCGGTCTCGGCGCGGGCGTCGAGTATCACTCGCAGATCCAGGACGAGTTCTATCAGCGCGTGCTGCGTTCGGCGTATCCGATCGTCGGCGTGGTGTTCGACGGCCCGCGCGCCGAGCGCACCGCGCGCGAGATCGTCGACTACCACCGCACCATCAAGGGCCGTGACGAGCGGGGGCGGCGCTATCACGCCCTGGACCCCGGGACCTTCTACTGGGCGCACGCGGTGTTCTTCGTGCAGACCTTGCGCGCCGGTGAGCTGTTCATGGGCGGGCTGACGCCCGCGCAACGCGAGCAGCTCTGGCGCGAACAGTACCAGTGGTACGAGATGTACGGGATGAGCATGCGTGTCGTGCCGAAGAGCTGGCCGGAGTTCCAGGAGTACTGGAACGACATGTGCGAGAACGTCTTGGAGCCGACCAAGGCCGCGTGGGAGGTGTATCGGCTGGCCGAGCGGGCGCCGGTGCCGCCGTTCCCGATCGTGAACATGCTGCCTGAACCGTTGTGGAACAGGCTGGTTCGCCCGGCCGGTGCCAGGTTCTACCAGTTCGTCACCATCGGGCTGTGTGATCCGGCGATCCGGCGCACGATGGGCTTCGACTGGACCGAGCGCGATCAGTTCTGGTTCGAGCGCTGGTGCGCGTTGTTCACCGCGATGAATCGGCTGACCCCCGACGAGATCCGCTACTTCTTCCCGCGGATCCGGGCCGGGCGACGGCGCGCCCGCGGCGCGCGCCCCGCGACGCTGCCGCCGCCCGAGGCGCCCGAATTGTTGTGGCCCGCACCGCAGGACCGCGACGACCCTAAGCACTACTGCCCGGTGCACGCCGATCACGGAAGCACGCCGGTGACGAGATTCCGCCAATTGACAGGATTCTGA
- a CDS encoding oxygenase MpaB family protein: MLEVQTDHPYDYYYRPGMALRPAPPRAVASELWYEPRKAILSPWLRVRPVPVETPRTRLMADHLWQGDEPMDRLVAAFARIGTAAGRRLLDQALDHGIDTVPDAPPELVSLFESLDQPPDWYDPRLWERGRRLWINVSTSGKLAMGVQDFMGTFVGAEVASATGATGRFVNDPYRRNLETATWFRNVTVRGGMDRWSPVFKDTVRVRLMHAQVRAGLRRAWGPEHFAVHGNPISNSTMMGAAVTFGLSPMCFDHANGRPCTEDQLNAVMHYWAYIAYVFGVADELIPRSAIEGLEMSDYMVATAGTAPEWTANMAGAATHRLAGVGLADRLKVQATAPLVGLLAYFSSAGLVRELLRDTPLHSVPIQPWAALTGVLAGLDVRLRALDDKLPGAEQRRARRAAGDDPVWRRNTQVAKLLAARVGIYGTPYDQHDNSAAGLNRCPVR; the protein is encoded by the coding sequence ATGCTCGAAGTGCAGACCGACCATCCTTACGACTACTACTACCGGCCGGGGATGGCGCTGCGGCCGGCACCGCCGCGCGCCGTCGCCTCCGAACTGTGGTACGAGCCGAGAAAAGCGATCCTGTCGCCCTGGCTGCGCGTGCGGCCGGTGCCGGTCGAGACACCGCGCACCCGCCTGATGGCCGACCATCTCTGGCAGGGTGACGAGCCGATGGATCGGCTGGTCGCCGCCTTCGCCAGGATCGGCACCGCCGCGGGCAGGCGCCTGCTCGACCAGGCGCTCGACCACGGCATCGACACGGTGCCGGACGCACCGCCGGAACTGGTTTCGCTGTTCGAGAGCCTGGATCAGCCGCCGGACTGGTATGACCCGCGGCTGTGGGAGCGCGGCCGTCGCCTGTGGATCAACGTGTCCACCTCGGGGAAGCTCGCGATGGGCGTGCAGGACTTCATGGGCACGTTCGTGGGTGCGGAGGTGGCTTCGGCGACCGGTGCCACCGGCCGCTTCGTCAACGACCCGTACCGGCGAAACCTGGAGACCGCCACCTGGTTCCGCAACGTCACCGTGCGCGGCGGGATGGACCGGTGGTCGCCGGTGTTCAAGGACACGGTGCGGGTGCGGCTGATGCACGCGCAGGTGCGCGCCGGCCTGCGCCGGGCCTGGGGCCCAGAGCATTTCGCCGTGCACGGCAACCCCATCTCGAACAGCACGATGATGGGCGCGGCCGTGACGTTCGGGCTGTCCCCGATGTGCTTCGACCACGCCAACGGACGTCCGTGCACCGAAGACCAATTGAACGCCGTGATGCACTACTGGGCCTACATCGCCTACGTCTTCGGGGTGGCCGACGAGCTGATCCCGCGTTCGGCGATCGAAGGACTGGAGATGTCGGACTACATGGTCGCGACCGCGGGCACTGCGCCGGAGTGGACCGCGAACATGGCGGGTGCGGCGACGCATCGACTCGCGGGCGTCGGGCTCGCCGATCGCCTGAAGGTCCAGGCGACGGCACCGCTCGTCGGCTTGCTCGCCTACTTCAGTAGCGCCGGACTGGTGCGAGAACTCCTGCGCGACACGCCTTTACACAGCGTGCCGATCCAGCCGTGGGCCGCGCTGACGGGCGTGCTGGCCGGGCTCGACGTCCGGCTGCGCGCCCTGGACGACAAACTGCCGGGCGCCGAGCAGCGCAGGGCGCGCCGCGCCGCGGGTGACGATCCGGTGTGGCGGCGCAACACCCAGGTGGCCAAGCTGCTCGCCGCCCGCGTCGGCATCTACGGCACGCCCTACGACCAGCACGACAACTCGGCGGCGGGGCTCAACCGTTGCCCCGTCCGATGA
- a CDS encoding 2Fe-2S iron-sulfur cluster-binding protein: MIRPDPIVVGLHRSGRTVTVPPELTVLEALERAGVSIPSLCRAGICGTCETRVVAVPPRVIRPCVTPGGVGAGLMLDL; encoded by the coding sequence ATGATTCGGCCCGACCCGATCGTGGTGGGGCTGCATCGCTCCGGCCGGACCGTCACGGTCCCGCCCGAGCTCACCGTGCTGGAAGCCCTGGAGCGTGCGGGCGTCTCGATTCCGTCGCTGTGCCGGGCCGGTATCTGTGGTACCTGCGAAACTCGCGTTGTCGCGGTGCCCCCGCGCGTCATTCGTCCGTGTGTCACCCCGGGTGGCGTCGGCGCCGGGTTGATGCTGGATCTTTGA
- a CDS encoding ABC1 kinase family protein — MTVVSALFVLAGWVLLVWLVASVARRVIGTPVGWPRTMLLSAVFPVAGSAAATALARRLGLVDDAGQIAAPWGAATVVVLLWAWIFVLLLAVLYVAEIIVPSGSVPGPLALVRRWRRSRQEAIRYRQLLGVLLRHGLGGFLLRGSRAHPDRTSAAAADLRGALDDAGVTFVKLGQMLSTRRDVVPAAIADQLATLQTDAAPLPWAQVELLLAAQLGRPATEVFASIEHEPLAAASVGQAHAAVLTDGSRVVVKVQRPGARTQVARDLQIMARFARKLERDAAWAREMGVTDLVAGFAASLTEELDYTVELGNMRNLAAAMADSAITIPVAYPEFCSPSMLVMQRLDGVPVGSAGKVLAGLDSPTRAAAAATLLTETLRQILVTGVFHADLHPGNVLVDERGRLGLLDFGAVGRLDETERLAIAAFLVAIDGDDSVGATDAMLRLLGEPADFDRRSFERRIGQVIVRFRGGFGARGSIALFTEMIGLIAAAGFAIPGQVAGVFRTLASVEGTLLLLDPAFDLLVAARHASEDILAPMLAPERLAIRAKGQALAVLPVLQRLPGQIDQISADLAAGRFRVDVRVFEHPADRAFLSDLAQRLITALFAAACVVAAAVLLVAGSDAELFGGVAVSAVLAAALGLVGAVLGIRTLLRS, encoded by the coding sequence ATGACAGTGGTATCAGCGCTTTTCGTGCTAGCCGGGTGGGTGCTGCTGGTCTGGCTCGTCGCGAGCGTCGCCCGCCGGGTGATCGGGACGCCGGTGGGCTGGCCGCGGACGATGCTGCTGTCCGCGGTGTTCCCGGTGGCCGGGTCGGCGGCGGCGACCGCGTTGGCACGCCGGCTCGGCCTGGTCGACGACGCGGGGCAGATCGCCGCGCCCTGGGGCGCGGCCACCGTGGTGGTGCTGCTGTGGGCGTGGATCTTCGTCTTGCTGCTCGCGGTGCTCTACGTCGCCGAGATCATCGTGCCCAGCGGCTCGGTGCCCGGCCCGCTCGCGCTGGTGCGCCGCTGGCGGCGGTCGCGGCAGGAGGCGATCCGGTACCGGCAATTGCTCGGTGTACTGCTGCGGCACGGCCTGGGCGGCTTTCTGCTGCGCGGCTCGCGCGCCCATCCGGACCGCACCAGCGCGGCGGCGGCCGATCTGCGCGGCGCGCTCGACGACGCCGGTGTCACCTTCGTGAAGCTCGGCCAAATGCTTTCCACCCGAAGGGATGTCGTGCCCGCGGCGATCGCCGACCAGCTGGCCACGCTGCAGACCGACGCGGCGCCGCTGCCGTGGGCACAGGTGGAGTTGCTGCTCGCCGCCCAGCTCGGCCGTCCGGCCACCGAGGTCTTCGCCTCGATCGAACACGAACCGCTGGCCGCCGCGTCGGTCGGCCAGGCGCACGCCGCGGTGCTCACCGACGGCAGCCGGGTGGTCGTCAAGGTGCAGCGGCCCGGCGCGCGCACGCAGGTCGCCCGCGATCTGCAGATCATGGCGCGGTTCGCGCGCAAGCTCGAACGCGACGCGGCGTGGGCGCGGGAGATGGGCGTGACCGACCTCGTCGCCGGCTTCGCCGCCTCGCTGACCGAGGAGCTCGACTACACCGTCGAGCTCGGCAACATGCGCAATCTCGCTGCGGCGATGGCCGATTCGGCGATCACGATCCCGGTCGCGTACCCCGAGTTCTGCTCGCCCAGCATGCTCGTGATGCAGCGCCTCGACGGCGTCCCGGTCGGCTCGGCAGGCAAGGTGCTCGCCGGTCTGGACTCCCCCACCCGGGCGGCCGCCGCGGCGACCCTGCTGACGGAAACACTGCGGCAGATCCTGGTCACCGGCGTCTTCCACGCCGATCTGCACCCTGGCAACGTGCTCGTCGACGAGCGGGGGCGGCTGGGCCTGCTCGACTTCGGCGCGGTCGGGCGGCTCGACGAAACCGAGCGGCTGGCCATCGCCGCGTTCCTCGTCGCCATCGACGGCGACGATTCGGTCGGCGCGACCGACGCCATGCTGCGCCTGCTCGGCGAGCCCGCCGACTTCGACCGGCGCTCGTTCGAACGGCGGATCGGGCAGGTGATCGTCCGTTTCCGCGGGGGCTTCGGTGCGCGCGGCAGCATAGCGCTGTTCACGGAGATGATCGGGCTCATCGCGGCGGCCGGGTTCGCCATCCCGGGACAGGTGGCCGGTGTCTTCCGCACCCTCGCTTCCGTGGAGGGCACGCTGCTGCTGCTCGATCCCGCCTTCGATCTCTTGGTCGCGGCGCGGCACGCGAGCGAGGACATCCTCGCGCCGATGCTCGCCCCCGAACGCCTCGCGATTCGCGCCAAGGGCCAGGCACTGGCGGTACTCCCGGTGCTGCAACGACTTCCGGGACAAATAGACCAGATCAGCGCGGACCTGGCGGCGGGGCGCTTCCGCGTCGACGTGCGCGTCTTCGAGCACCCGGCCGATCGCGCGTTCCTCTCCGATCTGGCCCAGCGCCTGATCACCGCGCTGTTCGCCGCGGCCTGCGTCGTCGCCGCCGCGGTGCTCCTGGTCGCGGGCAGCGACGCCGAATTGTTCGGCGGCGTAGCGGTTTCGGCGGTGCTCGCCGCGGCGCTAGGGCTGGTCGGCGCCGTGCTGGGGATCAGGACATTGTTGCGCAGCTGA
- a CDS encoding MDR family MFS transporter — MATETVQSSVGLRSERGAILGSLMLATGLVALDSTIIATAVLTITSSLGGFAQFPWLFSIYLLAQAVTVPIYGKIADTVGRKPVILFGVAVFALGSLLCGLATSMLGLIIFRAVQGIGAGAIQPMTMTIAGDLYTLTERAKVQGYLASIWALSSVAGPLLGGVFADYLSWRWIFLINLPLSAVAGWMLVRSFHESAPRRKQQVDYLGAALLTIGAGALILGLLEGGQAWAWGSPISLAIFAGGALLLVLFGLVERRAANPVLPLWVFTRRVLVASSVIGVLVGAILLGLTSYVPTFTQGVLGTGALVAGLTVGALTLGWPIAASLAGKVYLRLGFRSTALIGSGLATVGAATTLLINENSTLWQVAASCFLIGAGMGLVAAPTLIAAQASAEWAERGVVTSANMFARSIGSAVGVAVFGAIVNAKVGDTDHPAPAALSSAVHLVFVTVTVMAVVMLLASACMPARKTVDASPAA; from the coding sequence GTGGCGACCGAGACTGTGCAGTCGTCCGTGGGCCTTCGTTCCGAGCGCGGCGCCATTCTCGGCTCGTTGATGCTCGCCACCGGACTGGTCGCCTTGGACTCGACCATCATCGCCACCGCGGTGCTCACGATCACCAGCAGCCTCGGCGGATTCGCCCAGTTCCCGTGGCTGTTCTCCATCTACCTACTGGCGCAGGCGGTTACGGTCCCGATCTACGGCAAGATCGCCGACACCGTCGGCCGCAAGCCGGTCATTCTCTTCGGTGTCGCCGTGTTCGCGCTCGGCTCGCTGCTGTGCGGGCTCGCGACCAGCATGCTCGGCCTGATCATCTTCCGCGCGGTGCAGGGCATCGGCGCGGGCGCGATCCAGCCGATGACCATGACCATCGCGGGCGACCTCTACACCCTCACCGAGCGCGCCAAGGTGCAGGGCTACCTGGCCAGCATCTGGGCGTTGTCGTCGGTGGCCGGACCGCTGCTCGGCGGCGTGTTCGCCGACTACCTCAGTTGGCGTTGGATCTTCCTGATCAACCTGCCGCTCTCGGCCGTGGCCGGCTGGATGCTGGTGCGCAGCTTCCACGAAAGCGCGCCGCGCCGCAAGCAACAGGTGGACTATCTCGGCGCCGCGCTGCTGACCATCGGCGCGGGCGCGCTGATCCTCGGTCTGCTCGAGGGCGGACAGGCCTGGGCCTGGGGTTCGCCGATAAGCCTGGCCATCTTCGCCGGTGGCGCGCTGCTGCTCGTGCTGTTCGGGCTGGTGGAACGACGGGCCGCGAATCCGGTGCTGCCGCTGTGGGTGTTCACCCGGCGGGTACTCGTCGCGAGCAGCGTGATCGGCGTGCTGGTCGGCGCCATCCTGCTCGGATTGACCTCCTACGTGCCGACTTTCACGCAGGGCGTGCTCGGCACCGGCGCGCTCGTCGCCGGGCTCACCGTCGGCGCGCTCACGCTCGGCTGGCCGATCGCGGCCTCGCTCGCCGGAAAGGTGTACCTTCGCCTCGGTTTTCGGTCCACCGCGCTGATCGGCAGTGGACTGGCCACCGTTGGCGCCGCGACCACCCTGCTGATCAACGAGAACTCGACGCTGTGGCAGGTCGCGGCGTCGTGTTTCCTGATCGGCGCGGGCATGGGCCTGGTCGCCGCGCCCACGCTGATCGCCGCGCAGGCGAGCGCGGAGTGGGCCGAACGCGGCGTGGTGACCTCGGCCAACATGTTCGCCCGTTCCATCGGCAGCGCGGTCGGCGTCGCGGTGTTCGGCGCGATCGTAAACGCCAAGGTCGGCGACACCGATCATCCCGCCCCGGCCGCGCTGTCCTCGGCGGTGCACCTGGTGTTCGTCACGGTGACGGTGATGGCGGTGGTCATGCTGCTCGCGTCGGCCTGCATGCCCGCCCGCAAAACCGTCGACGCGAGCCCAGCCGCCTGA
- a CDS encoding CPBP family intramembrane glutamic endopeptidase has translation MEAVDSYLSTGVLSGRCVQDQRVGDASARAVERISLMCAESPQGIVVTQGRGRPHSIQIQDTDPTGSERGSPMEIFCIVMLVYLVFAEPFFEIFSVRVFTREFGQRSDARVRLYQGGVFRTWATLVVILIAFAISGTSVRELGLTHFDTSVFRGLSLPEQIIGLAIIAIYVSYLLGPVLIPLVGGRAGKDWIAAKIEYVVFITPANSIERFWWLANSFSTPAEEVVYRGFTLYAVALLWPDLPFWALIILAGGVIDGLRHGFRPAVAAQVIFGGVALTLMYKLTGAIWPTIAVKLFHDLRVLAFPLAQARQNLAARGLSEIPGKTRTEQNVPAVADNPDNSVESRTSVST, from the coding sequence ATGGAAGCTGTAGACAGTTATCTCAGTACGGGCGTACTGTCTGGCCGATGTGTTCAGGACCAGCGAGTAGGTGATGCGTCAGCTCGGGCAGTAGAGCGAATTTCACTGATGTGCGCTGAGTCTCCCCAGGGAATAGTTGTAACGCAAGGACGCGGACGACCCCATTCCATTCAGATACAAGATACCGACCCGACCGGAAGTGAACGGGGCTCCCCGATGGAAATCTTCTGCATAGTAATGCTCGTCTATCTCGTATTCGCAGAGCCATTCTTCGAGATATTCTCGGTTCGCGTATTCACGCGGGAATTCGGGCAGCGCTCGGACGCGCGCGTTCGCCTGTATCAGGGCGGCGTGTTCCGGACCTGGGCCACCCTCGTCGTCATCCTGATCGCCTTCGCGATCAGCGGCACCTCGGTGCGCGAGCTCGGCCTGACCCACTTCGACACCTCGGTCTTCCGTGGTCTCTCGCTGCCCGAGCAGATCATCGGCCTCGCCATCATCGCCATCTATGTCTCGTATCTCCTTGGGCCCGTGCTCATTCCGCTGGTCGGCGGGCGTGCGGGCAAGGACTGGATCGCCGCCAAGATCGAGTACGTCGTCTTCATCACGCCGGCGAACTCGATCGAGCGGTTCTGGTGGCTGGCCAACTCGTTCAGCACGCCCGCCGAGGAGGTCGTCTATCGCGGTTTCACCCTCTACGCGGTCGCGCTGCTGTGGCCGGACCTGCCGTTCTGGGCACTGATCATCCTCGCCGGCGGTGTCATCGACGGCCTGCGCCACGGTTTCCGTCCCGCGGTCGCCGCGCAGGTGATCTTCGGCGGCGTCGCCCTCACGCTGATGTACAAACTCACCGGTGCGATCTGGCCGACCATCGCCGTGAAGCTATTCCATGACCTGCGCGTTCTCGCATTCCCGCTGGCCCAGGCCCGCCAGAACCTGGCCGCCCGGGGATTGTCCGAGATTCCGGGGAAAACCCGCACCGAACAGAATGTCCCCGCCGTCGCGGACAATCCTGACAACTCCGTGGAGTCTCGTACTTCTGTTTCTACGTAG